The following proteins come from a genomic window of Nocardiopsis sp. YSL2:
- a CDS encoding TetR/AcrR family transcriptional regulator: MVRLNRVEQRARNRARVLAAAGEEFAERGFRDAKVDRIAARADLTRGAVYSNFPGKRALYFAVLAEAAEQADREARSEGLTEADAVHTVADALGALARAWTERFPLADFGGPPGLGSVLTHEVLADEPTRRSYTQLNRLGAVLLGLALEALEGPGEPGRRRVRLAETVLTTLVGAAQTAVVAPGLVDPFNVIRACERLAGLDLADSWPLPHLDHAVPAEPADEPWSPPPALDVLRGAEAGLDGDGVVLALGLSRLAAVEDALRSAPAHARVAAVVVTDDPAERMPLARLCAADLGASLRRAFPVHARPRLRLVLDETGEIAAAVGVREAGDAAEAAVRVCSGRVVARASGHGAGHAAATSAARQDVRS, translated from the coding sequence ATGGTCCGGCTCAACAGGGTCGAGCAGCGGGCCCGCAACCGGGCCCGGGTGCTGGCCGCCGCCGGCGAGGAGTTCGCCGAGCGCGGGTTCCGGGACGCCAAGGTCGACCGCATCGCCGCCCGGGCCGACCTCACCCGGGGCGCCGTCTACTCCAACTTCCCCGGCAAGCGCGCCCTGTACTTCGCCGTCCTGGCGGAGGCCGCCGAACAGGCCGACCGCGAGGCCCGGTCCGAGGGCCTCACCGAGGCGGACGCGGTCCACACGGTCGCCGACGCCCTCGGCGCCCTGGCGCGCGCCTGGACCGAGCGCTTCCCGCTCGCCGACTTCGGCGGGCCGCCGGGACTGGGCTCGGTGCTGACCCACGAGGTCCTGGCCGACGAGCCCACGCGGCGCTCCTACACGCAGCTCAACCGGCTCGGCGCGGTCCTGCTCGGGCTCGCGCTGGAGGCCCTCGAAGGGCCGGGGGAGCCGGGCCGGCGCCGGGTCCGCCTGGCCGAGACCGTACTGACCACCCTCGTCGGGGCTGCGCAGACCGCGGTCGTGGCGCCCGGCCTCGTGGACCCCTTCAACGTGATCCGCGCCTGTGAGCGGCTGGCCGGACTCGACCTGGCCGACTCCTGGCCGCTGCCCCACCTCGACCACGCGGTCCCGGCGGAGCCCGCCGACGAGCCGTGGTCGCCGCCTCCCGCGCTGGACGTGCTCCGGGGGGCCGAGGCCGGACTCGACGGGGACGGGGTGGTGCTGGCCCTGGGCCTGTCCCGGCTGGCGGCGGTCGAGGACGCGTTGCGCTCGGCCCCCGCGCACGCGCGCGTGGCGGCCGTGGTGGTCACCGACGACCCTGCCGAGCGGATGCCGCTGGCCCGGCTGTGCGCGGCCGACCTCGGTGCGAGCCTGCGCCGGGCCTTCCCCGTGCACGCGCGCCCGCGCCTGCGCCTGGTCCTCGACGAGACCGGGGAGATCGCCGCGGCCGTGGGCGTGCGGGAAGCGGGCGACGCCGCCGAGGCGGCGGTCCGGGTGTGCTCGGGCCGGGTCGTGGCACGCGCGAGTGGGCACGGCGCGGGACACGCGGCGGCCACTTCGGCCGCGCGGCAGGATGTGAGATCGTGA
- a CDS encoding zinc-binding alcohol dehydrogenase family protein: protein MPIPTEMDAWAVERPGPISSGPLVRVRRAVPVPRNREILVRVRTCAVCRTDLHLAEGDLPPRRPGTVPGHEVVGHVVGAGPAAERFAIGTRVGVAWLRSTCGECRYCRRGDENLCPASTYTGWDADGGYAEYLTVDERYAHPLPEALPDRTAAPLLCAGIIGYRALARAEPPEHGVLGIYGFGASAHLTAQIALAQGARVHVMTRSERARALALDLGCASARGAAEPPPEPLDAAILFAPVGDLVLPALEALDRGGTLSIAGIHLSDVPSLDYQRHLFQERSLRSVTANTRADARAYLDHVAAHPPRVTTTPYPFARADRALADLAADRVEGAAVLVMDDS from the coding sequence ATGCCGATCCCGACCGAGATGGACGCCTGGGCCGTCGAGCGCCCGGGACCGATCAGTTCCGGCCCGCTGGTGCGCGTGCGCCGCGCGGTACCGGTGCCCCGGAACCGCGAGATCCTGGTCCGCGTGCGGACGTGCGCGGTCTGCCGCACCGACCTGCACCTGGCCGAGGGCGACCTGCCGCCCCGGCGGCCGGGCACCGTGCCCGGACACGAGGTGGTCGGCCACGTCGTGGGCGCGGGACCCGCGGCGGAGCGCTTCGCGATCGGAACCCGCGTGGGCGTGGCCTGGCTGCGCTCCACCTGCGGGGAGTGCCGGTACTGCCGGCGCGGCGACGAGAACCTGTGCCCGGCCTCGACCTACACCGGATGGGACGCCGACGGCGGCTACGCCGAGTACCTCACCGTGGACGAGCGCTACGCCCATCCGCTGCCCGAGGCGCTGCCGGACCGGACGGCCGCACCCCTGCTGTGCGCCGGGATCATCGGCTACCGCGCCCTCGCCCGGGCCGAACCGCCCGAACACGGTGTGCTCGGCATCTACGGCTTCGGTGCCTCGGCCCACCTCACGGCGCAGATCGCCCTCGCCCAAGGCGCGCGCGTGCACGTGATGACCCGCTCGGAGCGGGCCCGCGCGCTGGCGCTCGACCTCGGGTGCGCCTCGGCGCGCGGCGCCGCCGAGCCCCCGCCCGAGCCCCTGGACGCGGCGATCCTGTTCGCCCCTGTCGGCGACCTCGTCCTCCCTGCGCTCGAGGCGCTGGACCGGGGCGGCACACTCTCGATCGCGGGCATCCACCTGAGCGACGTCCCGTCGCTGGACTACCAGCGGCACCTGTTCCAGGAGCGGTCACTGCGCAGCGTCACCGCCAACACCCGCGCCGACGCCCGCGCCTACCTCGACCACGTCGCCGCGCACCCGCCGAGGGTGACCACCACGCCCTACCCCTTCGCCCGCGCCGACCGGGCGCTCGCCGACCTGGCCGCCGACCGGGTCGAGGGTGCCGCCGTCCTGGTCATGGACGATTCCTGA
- a CDS encoding alpha/beta fold hydrolase, whose protein sequence is MNVDGLRIAFDTAGDGPPLVLLHGILQDARAWRPQMEGLRDRFTVIAWDAPGCGRSDDPPEHWRLPEYADCLAALLAELGVTGPVVCGLSWGGTLALEFQHRHPDLPSALVLVGAYAGWAGSLSERECQERLSSCLAQSELRPEEFVPAWMPGLLTPRAPSAVVDEVTGIMSDFHPSGFRTMAHAVAEADLRPRLAPIDVPVLVVHGRDDRRAPPGTVGSALAEAIPGARLVVLPESGHLCNLEQPGAFDRTVRDFAAAAR, encoded by the coding sequence GTGAACGTCGATGGACTCAGGATCGCGTTCGACACCGCCGGGGACGGGCCGCCCCTCGTCCTCCTGCACGGGATCCTGCAGGACGCCCGTGCCTGGCGGCCCCAGATGGAGGGGCTGCGCGACCGGTTCACGGTCATCGCGTGGGACGCCCCGGGCTGCGGCCGGTCGGACGATCCCCCCGAGCACTGGCGCCTGCCCGAGTACGCCGACTGCCTCGCCGCACTGCTCGCCGAACTCGGCGTCACCGGCCCGGTCGTGTGCGGGCTCTCCTGGGGCGGGACCCTCGCCCTGGAGTTCCAGCACCGCCACCCGGACCTGCCGTCCGCACTGGTCCTCGTCGGCGCCTACGCGGGATGGGCGGGGTCCCTCTCCGAGCGGGAGTGCCAGGAGCGCCTGTCGTCCTGCCTGGCCCAGTCCGAGCTGCGCCCGGAGGAGTTCGTGCCCGCCTGGATGCCGGGGCTGCTCACCCCGCGAGCGCCGAGCGCGGTCGTCGACGAGGTCACGGGCATCATGTCGGACTTCCATCCGTCGGGCTTCCGGACCATGGCCCACGCGGTCGCCGAGGCGGACCTGCGCCCCAGGCTCGCTCCGATCGACGTTCCCGTGCTGGTGGTGCACGGTCGCGACGACCGCCGGGCCCCGCCCGGGACCGTGGGCTCGGCCCTGGCCGAAGCCATCCCCGGCGCCCGCCTGGTCGTCCTGCCCGAGTCCGGCCACCTGTGCAACCTCGAACAGCCCGGCGCCTTCGACCGGACGGTGCGGGACTTCGCCGCGGCGGCGCGGTGA
- a CDS encoding LLM class flavin-dependent oxidoreductase: protein MTSLGAVFRPQLPPERLRGVVRAADGAGLDELWLWEDCFLESGVATAAAALAWSEHLRVGIGLLPVPLRNVALTAMEVATLHRLFPGRATIAVGHGVQDWMGQVGARAESPLTLLREHLEALRALLRGERVDTEGRYVRLNGVALDWPPATPAPVLAGGQGPKTLRLTGEAADGTVLDADTTLDGLREARRLVDEGRRAAGRADRADVVVYLHAATGPDAGDRLAAELDAWGGARAADHGVAGDAETVAAAVRRLAEAGADTVILQPTADEPDPEGFVRFVGQRVRPLVPR, encoded by the coding sequence ATGACTTCCCTCGGCGCCGTCTTCCGCCCCCAACTCCCTCCGGAACGACTGCGCGGTGTGGTCCGCGCCGCCGACGGAGCCGGACTCGACGAACTCTGGCTCTGGGAGGACTGCTTCCTGGAGAGCGGTGTGGCCACCGCGGCCGCGGCGCTGGCCTGGTCCGAGCACCTGCGCGTGGGCATCGGCCTGCTCCCGGTCCCGCTGCGCAACGTGGCGCTGACCGCGATGGAGGTCGCCACCCTGCACCGGCTCTTCCCGGGGCGGGCCACCATCGCCGTCGGCCACGGCGTCCAGGACTGGATGGGCCAGGTCGGCGCCCGTGCGGAGTCGCCCCTGACCCTGCTGCGCGAGCACCTGGAGGCCCTGCGCGCGCTGCTGCGCGGCGAGCGCGTCGACACCGAGGGCCGCTACGTCCGCCTGAACGGCGTCGCGCTCGACTGGCCGCCCGCGACACCCGCGCCCGTGCTGGCCGGCGGGCAGGGGCCCAAGACCCTGCGCCTGACCGGAGAGGCCGCCGACGGCACCGTCCTGGACGCGGACACGACCCTGGACGGGCTCCGCGAGGCGCGCCGGCTGGTCGACGAGGGGCGACGCGCCGCCGGCCGCGCGGACCGCGCCGACGTCGTGGTCTACCTGCACGCGGCCACCGGACCGGACGCCGGGGACCGCCTGGCCGCCGAACTCGATGCCTGGGGCGGCGCCCGGGCCGCGGACCACGGAGTGGCCGGAGACGCCGAGACCGTCGCGGCGGCCGTCCGGCGGCTGGCGGAGGCGGGCGCCGACACCGTGATCCTGCAGCCCACCGCCGACGAGCCCGACCCCGAGGGCTTCGTGCGCTTCGTCGGACAGCGGGTGCGCCCCCTCGTCCCGCGCTGA
- a CDS encoding acyltransferase family protein, whose protein sequence is MSPTAVRTGTARQPRTAAGTGGYRPEIDGLRAVAVLLVAAYHVWLGRVSGGVDVFLVLTGFLITGSLARAATDGRIRYGAFLARLAARLVPTAAVVALATLAATWLLLPETRWRQAPGDAAAALLYHTNWRLALDSVDYLARDGDVSPFQHFWSLAVQGQFYLVWPALVAAAVWAARRAGRDPRPVLVGALSAVLVLSLAYSVLMTRADQPWAYFDTGARLWEFALGGLVALLLPVLRPARATRVALGWAGLAALVLCGALLRVSSVFPGYAALWPTLAAVAVVVAGTSGSALGADRWLVLRPLRYLGSISYALYLWHWPVLVVYLAVTERDLATPLGGAAVLAVSVLSAAATTPLADRVARLGRGGGRRAAVRGVAAALACLLPVLGAAAAWSGQQAAERARWADLLADGSSYPGAAAGPGVPELPVYPPLAWAAEDAPVTYDDGCNQTTAGTEVITCVYGSDDPVRTVALVGGSHAAHWFPALEEIADARGWRLVNIVKGACLFTDAPQSYLGEPYTACAEWNRGVMAELRELRPDTVFTTGTTSSLDRSAGFGEEQVVDGYVDRWRELDDLGIDVVAVRDTPRFGFDVPGCLAASGPGECTVQPEGSLAPVSPLGGLDLPPNVTVLDLTDLFCGPDVCRPVIGNVLVYWDDSHIGATFMRTLAPELERRWNRAEGR, encoded by the coding sequence GTGTCCCCCACCGCCGTCCGCACCGGGACCGCGCGGCAGCCGCGCACCGCCGCCGGCACCGGCGGGTACCGGCCGGAGATCGACGGCCTGCGCGCCGTGGCCGTGCTCCTGGTGGCCGCCTACCACGTCTGGCTGGGCCGGGTCTCCGGCGGCGTCGACGTCTTCCTGGTCCTGACCGGCTTCCTCATCACCGGTTCCCTGGCGCGGGCGGCCACCGACGGGAGGATCCGCTACGGCGCGTTCCTGGCGCGGCTGGCGGCACGCCTGGTACCGACCGCCGCCGTCGTGGCCCTGGCGACCCTGGCCGCGACCTGGCTGCTGCTGCCCGAGACGCGGTGGCGCCAGGCTCCGGGGGACGCGGCCGCGGCGCTGCTGTACCACACGAACTGGCGCCTGGCGCTGGACTCGGTGGACTACCTGGCGCGGGACGGCGACGTCAGTCCGTTCCAGCACTTCTGGTCCCTGGCGGTCCAGGGGCAGTTCTACCTGGTGTGGCCCGCGCTGGTCGCGGCCGCCGTGTGGGCGGCCCGGCGGGCGGGCCGCGACCCGCGGCCCGTGCTCGTCGGTGCCCTGTCGGCCGTCCTGGTGCTCTCGCTGGCCTACTCGGTGCTGATGACCCGGGCCGACCAGCCGTGGGCCTACTTCGACACCGGTGCCCGGTTGTGGGAGTTCGCGCTGGGCGGGCTGGTGGCCCTGCTGCTGCCGGTCCTGCGGCCCGCCCGGGCGACCCGGGTGGCGCTGGGATGGGCCGGGTTGGCGGCCCTGGTCCTGTGCGGAGCGCTGCTGCGGGTCTCGTCCGTCTTCCCGGGGTACGCCGCGCTGTGGCCGACCCTGGCCGCCGTGGCCGTCGTCGTCGCCGGGACCTCCGGTTCGGCCCTGGGCGCCGACCGGTGGCTCGTCCTGCGGCCGCTGCGCTATCTGGGGTCGATCTCCTACGCGCTGTACCTGTGGCACTGGCCGGTGCTGGTGGTCTACCTGGCCGTCACCGAACGCGACCTGGCGACCCCTCTGGGAGGGGCCGCCGTGCTCGCGGTGTCGGTCCTGTCGGCGGCGGCGACCACCCCGCTGGCCGACCGCGTGGCCCGGCTGGGCCGCGGCGGGGGACGGCGGGCCGCGGTGCGCGGCGTCGCCGCGGCCCTGGCCTGCCTGCTGCCGGTCCTGGGGGCGGCCGCGGCCTGGTCGGGGCAGCAGGCCGCCGAACGCGCCCGGTGGGCGGACCTGCTCGCCGACGGGTCGAGTTACCCGGGTGCGGCAGCCGGGCCCGGGGTGCCGGAGCTGCCCGTGTATCCGCCCCTGGCCTGGGCGGCCGAGGACGCCCCCGTGACCTACGACGACGGCTGCAACCAGACGACCGCCGGCACGGAGGTGATCACGTGCGTCTACGGGTCCGACGACCCGGTGCGCACCGTGGCGCTGGTCGGCGGCTCGCACGCGGCGCACTGGTTCCCCGCCCTGGAGGAGATCGCCGACGCCCGCGGCTGGAGGCTGGTCAACATCGTCAAGGGCGCCTGCCTGTTCACCGACGCCCCGCAGAGCTACCTGGGCGAGCCGTACACGGCGTGCGCGGAGTGGAACCGCGGGGTCATGGCCGAGCTCCGGGAGCTGCGGCCGGACACGGTGTTCACCACCGGGACCACCTCCAGCCTGGACCGGTCGGCCGGGTTCGGCGAGGAGCAGGTCGTGGACGGCTACGTGGACCGGTGGCGCGAGCTCGACGACCTCGGGATCGACGTGGTCGCCGTGCGCGACACCCCGAGGTTCGGCTTCGACGTGCCCGGCTGCCTGGCCGCCTCCGGACCCGGGGAGTGCACGGTGCAACCGGAGGGGTCCCTGGCCCCGGTCTCGCCGCTGGGCGGGCTCGACCTGCCGCCGAACGTCACGGTGCTGGACCTGACCGACCTCTTCTGCGGACCGGACGTGTGCCGCCCCGTGATCGGCAACGTCCTCGTCTACTGGGACGACAGCCACATCGGTGCGACGTTCATGCGCACGCTGGCGCCGGAGCTGGAACGGCGGTGGAACCGGGCCGAGGGCCGGTGA
- a CDS encoding energy-coupling factor transporter transmembrane protein EcfT, with product MRKERDRLSVEWVKLELLRTAYATRGGLLSRRDPRVVIGWYGIFAVVPWLTHNITVLAGLFAVCAVFVVLSRVGPLVLGLFVIGFVLESVYVLIAAWMFGGDLGTVLALVELTLKLATVSLASMAAFVSLDPEKLSDALLSLHAPAMVSFGVSYGYRMLPILMEEFHTVIDGHRLRAAPLPSKGLLGWRVVARTATTVVAAFYPLMLNTAKRTRTTVEALETRGFTFAAEHTDGRRIRLAHLRATWEDGLLIAVSLLLVAAAFAAGHSYPLYGAVQ from the coding sequence GTGCGTAAGGAACGCGACAGGCTGTCCGTGGAGTGGGTCAAGCTCGAACTGCTGCGGACCGCATACGCGACCCGGGGCGGGCTGCTGTCCCGGCGCGATCCCCGGGTCGTCATCGGCTGGTACGGGATCTTCGCGGTCGTGCCCTGGCTGACCCACAACATCACCGTGCTGGCGGGGCTCTTCGCGGTCTGTGCGGTCTTCGTGGTGCTCAGCCGGGTCGGCCCGCTGGTCCTCGGCCTCTTCGTGATCGGCTTCGTCCTGGAGAGCGTCTACGTCCTGATCGCCGCGTGGATGTTCGGCGGTGACCTGGGCACGGTCCTGGCGCTGGTGGAACTGACCCTGAAACTGGCGACCGTGAGCCTGGCGAGCATGGCGGCCTTCGTCTCCCTGGATCCGGAGAAGCTCTCCGACGCGCTGCTGAGCCTGCACGCGCCGGCCATGGTCAGCTTCGGGGTCAGCTACGGCTACCGCATGCTGCCCATCCTGATGGAGGAGTTCCACACGGTCATCGACGGCCACCGGCTGCGTGCCGCCCCGCTGCCCTCCAAGGGCCTGTTGGGGTGGCGGGTGGTGGCGCGGACGGCGACCACCGTGGTGGCCGCGTTCTACCCGCTGATGCTCAACACCGCCAAGCGGACGCGCACCACGGTGGAGGCCCTGGAGACCAGGGGATTCACCTTCGCCGCGGAGCACACCGACGGCCGCCGGATCCGACTCGCCCACCTCAGGGCGACCTGGGAGGACGGTCTCCTCATCGCCGTCAGCCTCCTGCTCGTCGCCGCCGCGTTCGCGGCCGGCCACTCCTACCCCCTCTACGGCGCCGTCCAGTAG
- a CDS encoding ABC transporter ATP-binding protein: MSGPDGTPAIEVTGLTFRYPGADDDSLRGVDLRIERGDFAAVIGGNGSGKTTLCKSFNGLVPHYWSGTFDGSVTVLGQDTRDLTVGALSHLVGYVYQDFGNQLVRPTVRDEVAFAPVNFGRPDHRERTEEAMELLGVAHLADRFTWQLSGGQQHLVALASVMALRPGVIVVDEPVAELDPARAELIYAALADLNTRLGTTVVVIEHHAEYVARYARSVVLMADGAPVWHLPTREALARAEELDAHGIPAPQVVRIAQALDRSAPVPLTVTEAVDRLRGSGLTTAEPEPPRAGPDPSACGPGPVTAPAAPPVAQLTGVTHGYREVSGDLSLVLDGLDLTLYEGDRVALVGGNGAGKSTLLRLLTGLKVPRAGTVRVGGTDTRTTGAAALADRVCYLYQRPEQMFLKDSVREDVAMFPAGRGAADAAELVDEVLEHVRLADLAHRDGRLLSGGQQRRATLGIGLAMRPSLLLLDEPTSSLDTASRDAVTAMLAALSGRIRCTVVATHDMHLVAEWADRVVVLQGGRVAADTDPAGLFADEELMAAVGLVPPQVVQVGTRLGLRPVPLSVAEMLARLPSPAVAAGGVPSGHGRSDGA; this comes from the coding sequence ATGAGCGGACCCGACGGCACACCGGCCATCGAGGTGACGGGGCTGACGTTCCGCTACCCCGGGGCCGACGACGACAGCCTGCGCGGTGTGGACCTGCGGATCGAGCGCGGCGACTTCGCGGCGGTCATCGGAGGGAACGGCTCGGGCAAGACCACTCTGTGCAAGTCCTTCAACGGGTTGGTCCCGCACTACTGGTCGGGCACCTTCGACGGGTCGGTGACGGTCCTGGGCCAGGACACCCGCGACCTGACGGTGGGGGCCCTCTCCCACCTGGTCGGCTACGTCTACCAGGACTTCGGCAACCAGCTCGTGCGGCCCACGGTGCGCGACGAGGTGGCCTTCGCCCCCGTCAACTTCGGGCGGCCCGACCACCGCGAGCGCACCGAGGAGGCCATGGAGCTGCTCGGTGTGGCGCACCTGGCCGACCGGTTCACCTGGCAGCTCTCCGGCGGTCAGCAGCACCTGGTGGCCCTGGCCAGTGTCATGGCGCTGCGCCCCGGGGTGATCGTCGTGGACGAACCGGTGGCCGAACTCGACCCGGCCAGGGCTGAGCTCATCTACGCCGCGCTGGCCGACCTCAACACCCGGCTCGGCACCACGGTCGTGGTCATCGAGCACCACGCCGAGTACGTGGCCCGCTACGCCCGATCCGTCGTGCTGATGGCGGACGGGGCACCCGTGTGGCACCTGCCCACCCGCGAGGCCTTGGCCCGTGCGGAGGAACTGGACGCGCACGGCATCCCCGCGCCGCAGGTCGTGCGGATCGCCCAGGCACTGGACCGGTCGGCCCCGGTGCCGCTGACCGTCACCGAGGCCGTGGACCGCCTGCGGGGGAGCGGCCTCACCACGGCGGAGCCCGAGCCCCCGCGGGCGGGGCCGGATCCGTCGGCCTGCGGTCCGGGGCCCGTCACGGCACCCGCCGCCCCGCCGGTCGCGCAACTCACCGGCGTGACCCACGGCTACCGGGAGGTGAGCGGGGACCTGTCCCTCGTGCTCGACGGGTTGGACCTGACCCTGTACGAGGGTGACAGGGTCGCCCTGGTGGGCGGCAACGGGGCGGGGAAGTCCACCCTGCTGCGGCTGCTCACCGGACTGAAGGTACCGCGTGCGGGGACCGTGCGGGTGGGCGGCACGGACACCCGCACCACCGGCGCCGCCGCCCTGGCCGACCGGGTCTGCTACCTCTACCAGCGCCCGGAGCAGATGTTCCTCAAGGACAGCGTGCGCGAGGACGTGGCCATGTTCCCCGCCGGGCGCGGAGCGGCCGACGCCGCCGAACTGGTGGATGAGGTGCTGGAGCACGTGCGCCTGGCCGACCTCGCCCACCGGGACGGCCGCCTGCTCTCCGGCGGTCAGCAGCGCCGTGCCACCCTCGGGATCGGCCTGGCCATGCGGCCGTCGCTGCTCCTGCTGGACGAACCCACCTCCAGCCTGGACACGGCCAGCCGGGACGCGGTCACCGCGATGCTGGCCGCCCTGTCTGGGAGGATCCGCTGCACGGTGGTGGCCACCCACGACATGCACCTGGTCGCGGAGTGGGCCGACCGGGTCGTCGTGCTCCAGGGCGGGCGCGTGGCGGCCGACACCGACCCCGCCGGGCTCTTCGCCGACGAGGAGCTGATGGCCGCGGTCGGCCTGGTGCCGCCCCAGGTGGTCCAGGTGGGCACACGGCTCGGACTGCGTCCGGTGCCCTTGTCGGTGGCCGAGATGCTCGCACGACTGCCATCCCCGGCGGTCGCCGCCGGAGGGGTGCCGTCCGGTCACGGAAGGAGTGACGGTGCGTAA
- a CDS encoding cell division protein FtsQ, giving the protein MSTSTPPSRNLGTRRPPELSSGQKLMVFVLSMTLFGLANIVTEVLPEISIGPVELSVSYLAFVPVVMVALFNPLYAALGAPLGEIVFVDLLMGDFSGIGELEGYLQMFLGLYIGGCLVRDPRRRPQLLLAALTTVTVDKMLSAVVDIGKVWVGVDDAEYVEGLPQSILLLEGIGFTTDLLISGLLFGALPAMALAPRLYGRIEPLLGLAPRDPRHPVPLAQRGTAAFALLAIVLSFVSMIAAFTSEIVDNFGVWEPGFVDEYGQRFLWIGVSAALIVLVASVAATRFVLRSRRERTAQDAGADTEAAEKAPEGSDPR; this is encoded by the coding sequence ATGTCCACGTCGACGCCACCGTCCCGAAACCTGGGCACCCGCCGCCCCCCGGAACTGTCCTCCGGCCAGAAGCTGATGGTCTTCGTCCTGTCGATGACCCTGTTCGGCCTCGCCAACATCGTCACCGAGGTCCTCCCCGAGATCTCCATCGGGCCCGTCGAACTGTCGGTCTCCTACCTGGCGTTCGTCCCCGTCGTCATGGTCGCCCTGTTCAACCCGCTCTACGCCGCGCTCGGAGCCCCGCTCGGCGAGATCGTCTTCGTCGACCTGCTGATGGGGGACTTCTCCGGGATCGGTGAGCTGGAGGGCTACCTCCAGATGTTCCTCGGCCTCTACATCGGCGGCTGCCTGGTCCGCGACCCCCGCCGCAGGCCGCAGCTGCTGCTGGCGGCCCTGACCACGGTGACCGTGGACAAGATGCTCTCCGCGGTGGTGGACATCGGCAAGGTGTGGGTGGGCGTCGACGACGCCGAGTACGTGGAGGGCCTGCCCCAGTCCATCCTGCTCCTGGAGGGCATCGGGTTCACCACGGACCTGCTCATCAGCGGCCTGCTGTTCGGTGCCCTGCCCGCCATGGCGCTCGCGCCCCGCCTGTACGGCAGGATCGAGCCGCTGCTGGGCCTGGCGCCGCGCGACCCCCGGCACCCGGTCCCGCTCGCCCAACGCGGCACCGCCGCCTTCGCCCTGCTCGCGATCGTGCTGTCGTTCGTCTCGATGATCGCGGCCTTCACCTCCGAGATCGTGGACAACTTCGGTGTCTGGGAGCCCGGATTCGTCGACGAGTACGGTCAGCGCTTCCTGTGGATCGGCGTCTCCGCGGCGCTGATCGTGCTCGTGGCGTCGGTCGCGGCGACGAGGTTCGTGCTCCGTTCGCGCCGCGAGCGCACCGCCCAGGACGCGGGAGCCGACACGGAGGCCGCCGAGAAGGCGCCCGAGGGGAGTGATCCCCGATGA